A single genomic interval of Dromiciops gliroides isolate mDroGli1 chromosome 1, mDroGli1.pri, whole genome shotgun sequence harbors:
- the CDHR4 gene encoding LOW QUALITY PROTEIN: cadherin-related family member 4 (The sequence of the model RefSeq protein was modified relative to this genomic sequence to represent the inferred CDS: inserted 2 bases in 2 codons; deleted 7 bases in 7 codons; substituted 7 bases at 7 genomic stop codons), which produces GLILALEILGASALINLGNCDGLIGDLISPLRTYNLRSKLPWMVNIFXGTQEPGSVIHVFFFNCSCLPTLELESVIPPSPFFNQPSLSGXYMQYLAKVTLSSAARLDARQVNHYQLNLKLTCMKETLNVPLSVDVFKARGHPICLGRFASLAGDNVQVLETVEPQSLIYVVLLRRGLTGVKMEITNPQNILDFSINELGQVLTPSQGLIGSAYKHLPGXRSWXTWDEQGRSCQGTLTXEVRPNPHNKVSFGAXTFGHIXIQFQTFNISEDHSAGGVVGQVRANGSHVRYEITEPVPLPLYSISSEDGLIRTTTPLDLGRKPGAAVTKLQVKAYDPFQPSMSAQLSVTVNVQPINTWPPRCTPAAVLVTQVPETIPVGSVLMTLTCSDPDSGSTTFHYQLWHHNETKSNYSFRLQGSSPSGANPTSLLTQGALWTPPGGHASPGNPFLEWDYDSSAPNVQYRTTILVTDSGQPPQTSKCHVLVTVTPVNEYSPVCPCSHVPKVREDAPRGKLVGTVLGSDSDYPPNSIEYHISDSPSNFYIDPHSGKLHLLASLDYEKQKTYKLVIFLTDRDQDQDSTHRRSGSCTITIEVQNVNEHAPECEPPFQELTISSAPSTNAEVTRLMCSDRDVPERAPGTFSFTIIGGNSNGRFYMKDNILLHNVFSFQHDGLLDPHTYELLVRVTDSGPTLPFFSTTAIVIVHVIPWMTTVPTTSTKPLMISSPTPLVVTSIEDYWAPEPWFVVVLTVTGSSPDHCLGWLLCRRPRRMALSQQTCGQSSQTLLVGQVKRNENSTGELRKKKNDEASSILSLVLLILFQSNGFEGEGKSSSLMAEPRTLLQAEIISSAATQEHGAGSEVNLNSMGKSCFKKLVAVLFWKWVRYIKGIXSDSFPXRSRTLLTPYFRPAPPFLFSYHLRP; this is translated from the exons GCTGCCCTGGATGGTGAATATCTTCTGAGGAACACAGGAACCGGGCTCAGttatacatgttttctttttcaactgcTCCTGCCTACCTACCCTGGAGCTTGAGAGCGTGATTCCCCCCAGCCCTTTTTTTAACCAGCCCAGCTTATCTG TATACATGCAGTATCTGGCAAAG GTGACCTTAAGCAGTGCGGCCAGGCTGGATGCCCGGCAGGTGAACCACTATCAACTCAATCTGAAGCTCACATGTATGAAAGAAACTTTGAATGTCCCCCTGTCGGTTGACGTGTTTAAGGCCCGTGGTCACCCCATTTGTCTGGGCCGCTTTGCCAGCCTAG CTGGGGACAATGTACAGGTTCTGGAGACTGTGGAACCCCAATCTCTAATCTATGTGGTGCTGCTT CGCAGAGGTCTGACTGGTGTCA agATGGAAATCACAAACCCTCAGAACATCTTGGATTTCTCTATCAATGAGCTAGGGCAGGTGCTGACCCCCAGCCAGGGCCTCATTGGTAGTGCCTACAAG CACTTGCCAGGCTGAAGATCTTGGTGAACGTGGGATGAACAAGGCAGGAGCTGCCAGGGGACACTGA GTGAAGTTCGGCCCAATCCCCACAACAAGGTCTCCTTCGG TGCTTAGACTTTTGGGCATATATGAATTCAGTTTCAGACCTTCAACATCTCTGAAGACCATAGTGCC GGTGGTGTGGTTGGCCAGGTCCGAGCCAAT GGCAGCCACGTTCGATATGAGATCACTGAGCCTGTTCCCCTGCCCTTGTACTCCATCAGTTCTG AGGATGGACTAATACGAACCACAACTCCTCTGGACCTGGGGCGAAAACCTGGGGCT GCGGTCACCAAGTTACAAGTGAAAGCATATGATCCATTTCAGCCTTCGATGAGTGCCCAGCTCAGTGTCACCGTCAACGTGCAGCCCATCAACACCTGGCCCCCTCGCTGCACTCCCGCCGCTGTGCTAGT CACCCAAGTCCCCGAGACCATCCCCGTGGGCAGTGTCCTGATGACTCTGACCTGCTCTGACCCGGACTCC GGCAGCACCACCTTTCATTATCAGCTCTGGCACCACAATGAGACCAAATCAAACTACAGCTTCCGCCTGCAGGGGTCCAGTCCTTCAGGTGCCAATCCGACCTCGCTCCTGACCCAGGGGGCTCTCTGGACACCACCAGGAGGGCATGCCAGTCCTGGGAATCCATTTCTGGAATGG GACTATGACTCATCTGCACCCAACGTTCAGTATAGG ACCACCATCCTGGTGACTGATAGTGGCCAGCCCCCCCAAACTA GCAAGTGCCATGTGCTGGTGACAGTGACACCAGTGAATGAGTATTCTCCAGTCTGTCCCTGCTCA CACGTTCCAAAGGTCAGAGAAGATGCTCCGCGTGGCAAGCTGGTTGGCACAGTCCTTGGCTCAGACAGTGACTATCCACCCAACAGCATCGAGTACCACATCTCAGACTCACCATCCAACTTCTACATCGACCCTCACAGTG GCAAACTCCATCTTCTGGCATCACTAGACTATGAAAAACAGAAGACGTATAAACTGGTCATCTTTCTGACTGATCGAGACCAGGACCAGGATTCCACACACCGCCGGTCAGGCTCCTGTACCATCACCATTGAGGTTCAG AATGTGAATGAGCATGCCCCAGAATGTGAACCCCCGTTTCAAGAGCTCACCATCTCTTCTGCCCCAAGCACCAATGCAGAGGTGACAAGGCTGATGTGCTCGGACAGGGATGTGCCAGAGAGAGCCCCAGGAACATTCTCTTTCACCATCATTGGAG GAAACAGCAATGGAAGGTTCTACATGAAAGACAATATTCTACTCCACAACGTCTTTTCCTTCCAGCATGATGGACTCTTGGATCCCCATACTTATGAGCTCCTGGTCCGTGTGACTGACAGTGGGCCTACCCTCCCCTTCTTCAGTACCACTGCCATTGTCATTGTTCACGTGATTCCCTGGATGACCACTGTGCCCACTACTAGCACAAAACCCCTAATG ATTTCCTCACCCACACCTTTGGTAGTGACTAGCATTGAGGACTACTGGGCTCCGGAACCTTGGTTTGTGGTTGTGTTAACAGTGACTGGGAGTTCTCCTGATCACTGTCTTGGCTGGCTCCTTTGCAGAAGACCTAGAAG AATGGCTCTAAGCCAGCAAACATGTGGACAATCCTCCCAGACTCTATTAGTGGGACAGGTAAA gagaaatgaaaattctacTGGTGAgctaagaaaaaagaagaatgatgAAGCCAGCAGCATCCTAAGTCTGGTACTACTAATTCTATTTCAGTCAAATGGAtttgagggggagggaaaaag CAGCAGTTTGATGGCAGAGCCCAGGACCCTG TTACAGGCAGAGATTATCTCTTCAGCAGCAACACAGGAGCACGGCGCTGGCTCTGAGGTCAATCTCAACAGCATGGGCAAAAGCTGTTTTAAGAAATTAGTGGCTGTACTTTTTTGGAAATGGGTGAGATACATAAAAGGGATCTAGTCTGACTCATTTCCCTGAAGGTCTCGCACCCTGCTGACTCCTTACTTCCGCCcagcccctcccttcctcttctcctaccACCTGAGACCCTAA